The following proteins come from a genomic window of Paenibacillus spongiae:
- the smpB gene encoding SsrA-binding protein SmpB, with translation MGGKKSDGKQLAQNKKASHDYFIEDTYEAGIVLMGTEIKALRAGKANISDAFATIRNGEMFIHNMHISPFEQGNRHNPTDPTRARKLLLHKTQIHKLLGQSKQEGYSIVPLKIYVRNGYAKLLIGLGKGKKQYDKRESAAKRDAQRDIQRALREKQKVAR, from the coding sequence ATGGGCGGTAAGAAGAGTGACGGGAAACAGCTTGCCCAGAACAAGAAGGCTTCCCATGACTATTTCATCGAAGATACGTATGAAGCCGGCATCGTGCTGATGGGGACGGAGATTAAGGCGCTGCGCGCGGGGAAAGCGAATATCAGCGATGCATTCGCAACGATCCGCAACGGCGAGATGTTCATCCACAACATGCACATCAGTCCGTTCGAACAGGGCAATCGGCATAATCCGACCGATCCGACACGGGCACGGAAGCTGCTTCTGCATAAGACGCAGATTCATAAGCTGCTCGGGCAATCGAAGCAGGAAGGATACTCCATCGTACCGCTGAAGATTTATGTCCGCAACGGCTATGCCAAACTGCTTATTGGATTAGGTAAAGGTAAGAAGCAGTATGACAAGCGCGAATCAGCGGCGAAGCGGGATGCGCAGCGTGATATCCAGCGTGCGCTTCGCGAGAAGCAGAAGGTCGCACGGTAA
- a CDS encoding DNA topoisomerase III: protein MKSLILAEKPSVAREIARVLGCTNKNKSYIEGPSYVVTWALGHLVGLAEPEDYDPKYKTWNLEDLPIMPDRMTLKPLKETSGQFKAVLQLCKRPDIGDLIIATDAGREGELVARWIMELAHWKKPFKRLWISSQTDKAIKDGFASLKPGREYDRLYASAVCRAEADWLVGLNVTRALTSKYNAQLSAGRVQTPTLGMLMEREREINGFMPKPFWTVSAEFAGEGFHAAWRSEERHDGRLWTQTEAEVIVARTKGKPAVVERLRTVERSEPHPQAYDLTELQRDANKRLGFSAKQTSNVLQRLYEQHKLVTYPRTDSRYLSSDMVPTLKGRMESIAVGPYAALARKLLRAPLSVTKRIVDDSKVSDHHAIIPTEQYVNLSALSPEERKLHELIVRRFLAMFSSPCRYDETSVVIRVGEDRFYAKGNVLKEAGWKEAYGGVQEADWSDGEDDGSDDAAADGGRGAAREAGGSGPLLPALTSGQSLTLRQSRFREGKTQPPARFTEAGLLSKMEKYGLGTPATRADIIEKLLSSQTIDRQGNRLVPTGKGKQLIELASKELRSPELTAEWERDLERIAKGQGDAKKFMAGIRQKAAAWVTEVKQDSKEYKPHNLSHAHCPDCGNRMMEVKGKRGKTFVCQDRECGYRRAAEPVLSNKRCPQCHKKMEIHTGKAGKYAQCRPCNIIEMLEDKAGGGRTNKHQQKRLVEQYSDKVTLTGGLADALKAALEGKNEKK from the coding sequence TTGAAATCGCTCATATTGGCGGAAAAGCCCAGCGTTGCGCGGGAAATCGCGCGTGTGCTCGGCTGTACGAATAAAAACAAAAGCTATATTGAAGGCCCGTCCTATGTGGTAACGTGGGCGCTCGGCCACCTCGTCGGTCTCGCCGAGCCGGAGGACTACGATCCGAAGTACAAGACATGGAACCTTGAGGATCTGCCGATCATGCCAGACCGGATGACGCTTAAGCCGCTGAAGGAGACATCCGGCCAGTTCAAGGCCGTCCTCCAATTATGCAAGCGGCCCGATATCGGCGATCTGATCATCGCCACGGACGCAGGACGGGAGGGCGAGTTGGTTGCCCGCTGGATCATGGAACTCGCTCATTGGAAGAAGCCGTTCAAGCGGCTCTGGATTTCGTCGCAAACGGATAAGGCGATCAAAGACGGCTTCGCGTCGCTGAAGCCGGGCCGCGAATATGATCGGCTGTATGCTTCTGCCGTGTGCCGGGCGGAAGCCGATTGGTTGGTTGGTCTGAATGTAACGCGGGCCTTGACCAGCAAGTACAATGCGCAGCTATCGGCAGGCCGGGTGCAGACGCCAACGCTCGGGATGCTGATGGAGCGCGAGCGCGAGATTAACGGCTTCATGCCGAAGCCCTTCTGGACGGTGTCCGCGGAGTTCGCCGGCGAAGGCTTCCATGCTGCTTGGCGCAGCGAGGAAAGGCATGACGGCAGGCTATGGACGCAGACAGAGGCGGAAGTTATCGTTGCACGTACGAAAGGTAAGCCGGCGGTCGTCGAACGGCTGCGGACAGTAGAGCGAAGCGAGCCTCATCCGCAAGCGTACGATCTGACCGAGTTGCAGCGGGATGCGAACAAACGGCTTGGCTTCTCGGCGAAACAGACGTCGAACGTGCTGCAGCGGCTGTATGAACAGCATAAGCTGGTGACGTATCCGCGGACGGACTCGCGTTATTTGTCATCTGACATGGTGCCGACCCTGAAGGGTCGAATGGAGAGCATTGCAGTCGGGCCTTATGCGGCGCTGGCGCGTAAGTTGCTTCGGGCGCCGCTTTCGGTCACGAAACGCATCGTCGACGACAGCAAGGTGAGCGATCATCATGCTATTATTCCGACGGAGCAATATGTCAACCTGTCTGCACTGAGCCCGGAGGAACGGAAGCTGCATGAATTGATCGTTAGACGGTTCCTTGCGATGTTCAGCTCGCCTTGCCGATATGACGAGACTAGCGTGGTCATACGAGTCGGCGAAGACCGTTTCTACGCCAAAGGTAACGTACTGAAGGAAGCTGGTTGGAAGGAAGCGTACGGCGGTGTGCAGGAGGCCGATTGGTCGGATGGTGAGGACGATGGCAGCGACGATGCAGCAGCGGATGGAGGCAGAGGAGCGGCACGAGAGGCAGGCGGCAGCGGACCGCTTCTGCCAGCGCTCACTTCCGGGCAGTCGTTAACCTTGAGGCAAAGCAGGTTTCGCGAAGGAAAGACGCAACCGCCGGCACGTTTTACGGAAGCGGGGTTGCTGTCCAAGATGGAGAAATACGGGCTGGGGACCCCGGCCACGCGCGCGGATATTATCGAGAAGCTGCTGTCCTCGCAGACGATTGATCGTCAAGGCAATCGGCTGGTGCCGACCGGCAAAGGCAAGCAGCTCATCGAGCTGGCCTCGAAGGAGCTTCGCAGTCCGGAGCTGACCGCGGAGTGGGAGAGGGATCTGGAGCGCATTGCGAAAGGCCAAGGCGATGCGAAAAAGTTTATGGCCGGCATCCGCCAGAAGGCTGCAGCGTGGGTAACCGAGGTGAAGCAGGATTCGAAGGAGTATAAACCGCACAACCTGTCACATGCGCACTGCCCGGATTGCGGCAATCGAATGATGGAGGTCAAGGGCAAGCGAGGCAAGACGTTCGTGTGTCAAGATCGTGAATGCGGTTACCGCCGCGCGGCCGAGCCAGTACTGTCGAACAAGCGTTGTCCGCAATGCCATAAAAAGATGGAGATCCATACCGGCAAAGCGGGCAAATACGCGCAGTGCCGCCCATGTAATATCATTGAGATGCTGGAGGACAAAGCCGGCGGCGGGCGGACCAACAAGCATCAGCAGAAGCGGCTCGTCGAGCAGTATAGCGACAAGGTCACGCTGACCGGCGGGCTGGCCGATGCCCTGAAGGCCGCGCTGGAGGGCAAGAACGAGAAGAAGTAA
- the secG gene encoding preprotein translocase subunit SecG yields the protein MDIFFKILLIIFSLGLITVVLLQKGKSAGLSGAISGGAEHLFGKQKARGLDLFLQRLTVGLAVGFFVTALIVAYLIKS from the coding sequence GTGGATATTTTCTTCAAAATTTTGTTGATCATTTTCTCTTTGGGCTTGATTACAGTCGTTCTTCTGCAGAAAGGGAAGAGCGCCGGTCTTTCGGGCGCCATCTCCGGCGGTGCTGAGCACTTGTTCGGTAAGCAAAAGGCGCGCGGACTGGATCTTTTCTTGCAGCGTCTTACGGTAGGCCTTGCGGTTGGATTTTTCGTAACGGCACTGATTGTTGCTTACCTGATCAAATCATAA
- the rnr gene encoding ribonuclease R has protein sequence MITEETLLDFMREAAYKPMTYQELHRELGVEGAESFKAFLVMLNQLEEEGRIIRNRNDRYGVPERMNLLRGRVQAHAKGFAFLLPEDKAHPDVYLHANDLASAMNGDIVLVRITSKSESGGRMEGEVVRVVERAVTQVVGTFDNHEAYGFVVPDDKRINRDIFIPKGQFQGAVSGQKVVVRIVSYPEGRSAAEGEIVEILGHKNDPGVDILSIIRKHQLPEGFPEDVLEEAEAAPESITEEEILSQGRRDLRGRVIVTIDGEDAKDLDDAVNVERLPNGNYLLGVHIADVGYYVREKSALDQEAYRRGCSVYLVDRVIPMLPHRLSNGICSLNPQVDRLTMSCEMEFDAKTLKRVRHDVFTSVIRTKERMTYTNVRKILQDEDPEVTERYAELVDSFKLMEELAMRLRSTRMKRGAIDFDFVEAKVIVDENGKPVDIVKRERSIAEQIIEEFMLAANETVAEHFYWLRVPFLYRIHENPDSEKLLAFVQFAANFGYTIKGKGGSAIHPRALQTLLEDIRGTKEQTVISTVMLRSMKQARYEAESLGHFGLAAEFYSHFTSPIRRYPDLVIHRVMREVFEHGGVLSDARLEALGARMPDIAQQSSERERVAVEAERDTDKLKKAEYMLDKIGEEFDGIISSVTSFGIFIELENTVEGLIRLSDLTDDYYHFHEQHMLLVGERTSRMFRIGDEVRVRVEHVNMDEHTIDFALLESTGSAAAREGQRAGRGNRGGAGGGAARGAAGGAGARGGRGGGRSAAGGERAAGAAGKRGGQKRAGASERVGAAAGARGGGARGAGARPGRGAKEQRGNGERGGMVFARRGSDSAARNEGERRGWKPEDDYNLNRIMGTEDGTVSSESAASTSKGKPEHAKGAAVRKDMWGLPILGTGGVIDEGEYEHFSPGVGSRRGRPGGGGRNQVGGSNGNRRGKAPSSANKGASGNAGSGTNQRRRKKPAENGAVNTVNSKPDAGDANVVKKKPRKKKNRAGQAAAAAEPKQPN, from the coding sequence ATGATAACAGAGGAGACCCTGCTTGATTTTATGAGGGAAGCGGCCTATAAGCCGATGACATACCAAGAGCTGCACCGGGAGTTGGGCGTAGAAGGGGCGGAGTCGTTCAAGGCCTTCCTCGTCATGCTGAATCAGCTGGAAGAGGAGGGGCGGATCATCCGGAACCGCAATGACCGGTACGGCGTGCCCGAGCGAATGAACTTGCTGCGCGGGCGCGTGCAGGCGCATGCGAAAGGCTTTGCGTTCCTGCTGCCGGAGGACAAAGCGCATCCGGACGTTTATTTGCATGCGAACGATTTGGCCAGCGCGATGAACGGAGATATCGTGCTCGTTCGGATCACCTCCAAGAGCGAGAGCGGCGGACGCATGGAGGGCGAAGTCGTGCGAGTCGTCGAGCGTGCGGTTACGCAAGTGGTCGGCACGTTCGATAACCATGAAGCTTATGGCTTTGTCGTTCCGGACGATAAGCGGATCAACCGCGATATCTTTATTCCGAAGGGGCAATTCCAGGGTGCGGTGAGCGGGCAGAAGGTCGTCGTTCGCATCGTTTCGTATCCGGAGGGGCGTTCGGCCGCCGAAGGCGAGATAGTTGAAATTCTGGGCCATAAGAATGATCCGGGCGTTGATATTCTATCCATCATCCGGAAGCACCAGCTGCCGGAAGGATTTCCGGAGGATGTGCTGGAGGAAGCCGAAGCGGCTCCGGAATCGATTACGGAGGAAGAGATCCTCAGCCAAGGCCGGCGCGATCTTCGGGGCCGCGTCATTGTAACGATCGACGGCGAGGATGCCAAAGACTTGGACGATGCGGTCAACGTGGAGCGGCTGCCGAATGGCAACTACCTGCTAGGCGTTCACATCGCGGATGTCGGGTATTACGTGAGAGAGAAATCGGCGCTCGACCAGGAAGCTTACCGCCGGGGCTGCAGCGTCTACCTGGTGGACCGGGTGATCCCGATGCTGCCGCATCGGTTGTCGAACGGGATATGTTCCCTGAATCCGCAGGTGGATCGTCTGACGATGTCTTGCGAGATGGAGTTCGACGCGAAGACGCTCAAGCGGGTACGCCACGATGTATTCACGAGCGTTATTCGGACCAAAGAACGGATGACGTACACGAATGTGCGTAAAATTTTACAGGATGAGGATCCGGAAGTTACGGAGCGCTACGCTGAATTGGTCGACTCCTTCAAGCTGATGGAGGAGCTCGCGATGCGGCTTCGGTCGACGCGGATGAAGCGCGGCGCCATCGACTTCGACTTCGTGGAAGCGAAGGTCATCGTCGATGAGAACGGCAAGCCGGTGGATATCGTGAAGCGAGAGCGGTCGATTGCCGAGCAAATCATCGAGGAATTCATGCTGGCGGCCAACGAGACGGTTGCCGAGCATTTCTATTGGCTGCGCGTGCCGTTCCTGTACCGGATTCATGAGAATCCGGACTCGGAGAAGCTGCTGGCCTTCGTTCAATTTGCCGCGAATTTCGGCTATACGATCAAGGGCAAGGGCGGGAGTGCAATTCACCCGCGTGCACTGCAGACGCTGCTGGAAGATATCCGCGGCACGAAGGAACAGACGGTGATCTCGACCGTCATGCTTCGGTCGATGAAGCAGGCGCGATACGAAGCGGAGAGCTTGGGCCACTTCGGGCTTGCGGCGGAGTTCTATTCGCACTTCACCTCACCGATCCGTCGTTATCCGGACCTGGTCATCCATCGCGTCATGCGCGAGGTATTCGAGCATGGCGGGGTACTCTCCGATGCGCGATTAGAGGCGCTTGGAGCCCGGATGCCGGATATTGCCCAGCAGTCCTCGGAACGCGAGCGCGTTGCCGTTGAGGCGGAGCGGGATACGGATAAGCTCAAGAAAGCCGAATATATGCTGGATAAGATCGGCGAGGAATTTGATGGTATAATTAGCAGTGTGACGAGCTTCGGTATCTTTATCGAGCTGGAGAACACGGTGGAAGGGCTCATCCGTCTCAGTGATCTAACGGATGATTATTACCACTTCCACGAACAGCACATGCTGCTGGTCGGCGAGCGGACGTCGCGGATGTTCCGAATCGGCGATGAGGTGCGCGTGCGCGTCGAGCATGTGAACATGGACGAACACACCATCGACTTTGCGTTGTTGGAGTCGACTGGTTCTGCCGCAGCCCGCGAGGGCCAGCGCGCCGGGCGGGGCAATCGCGGCGGCGCGGGCGGCGGTGCAGCCCGCGGAGCGGCTGGCGGTGCTGGCGCTCGCGGGGGACGCGGCGGCGGGCGCAGTGCCGCAGGCGGCGAGCGCGCTGCCGGAGCGGCCGGCAAGCGCGGTGGCCAGAAGCGCGCCGGCGCAAGCGAGCGCGTGGGCGCAGCGGCGGGAGCGCGCGGCGGCGGTGCCCGCGGTGCGGGCGCTCGCCCAGGCCGCGGCGCGAAGGAGCAGCGCGGGAACGGCGAGCGCGGCGGAATGGTATTCGCGCGACGCGGCAGCGATAGCGCTGCAAGGAATGAAGGGGAACGCAGAGGATGGAAACCGGAGGACGATTATAACTTGAACCGAATAATGGGAACGGAAGACGGAACGGTTAGCAGCGAGAGCGCTGCTTCGACGAGCAAGGGGAAACCGGAGCATGCGAAAGGCGCTGCAGTACGAAAGGATATGTGGGGACTGCCGATTCTTGGTACCGGGGGCGTAATCGATGAAGGGGAGTATGAGCACTTCTCCCCGGGCGTTGGTTCACGCCGCGGAAGACCTGGCGGCGGAGGCCGCAATCAAGTCGGCGGATCGAATGGAAACCGCCGTGGCAAGGCGCCAAGCAGCGCCAATAAAGGCGCGAGCGGGAATGCCGGCAGCGGCACAAACCAGCGGCGCCGGAAGAAGCCCGCAGAGAATGGCGCTGTCAACACGGTGAATTCGAAACCGGATGCGGGAGACGCTAATGTGGTGAAGAAAAAGCCGCGTAAGAAGAAAAATCGCGCAGGTCAAGCAGCTGCGGCTGCCGAGCCTAAACAGCCGAACTAA
- a CDS encoding sugar phosphate isomerase/epimerase family protein, producing MTKPVVGLQLYTLRDQTEKDFLGTIRKVAEMGYNAVEFAGYFNTPAKELKALLDELGLEAPSAHVGLNFGEPDKIEQDLAVQIEYAKEIGLKYIVTPWAPLPENPTEEDVDKLASILEAAGRQVAAAGLQYGYHNHDFEFKLVNGRPAMDLLLEKVPAEYLIAEFDLGWVHMGGQNPVDYVTRYAGRVPLAHFKDFGQGRRDTEVGKGVVDLKGVLGVAEKVGIEYFIVEQEEFASSSLESAKICLEFFRENGF from the coding sequence ATGACAAAACCAGTCGTTGGTTTGCAGCTGTACACATTGCGTGACCAGACCGAGAAGGATTTCCTGGGCACGATTCGCAAGGTTGCCGAAATGGGCTATAACGCGGTTGAATTTGCCGGTTATTTCAATACGCCTGCCAAAGAGCTGAAAGCGCTTCTGGACGAGCTCGGATTAGAAGCTCCTTCTGCTCACGTTGGATTGAATTTCGGCGAACCCGATAAAATTGAGCAGGATTTGGCCGTTCAAATCGAGTATGCCAAAGAAATCGGCCTGAAATATATCGTGACGCCGTGGGCGCCGCTTCCTGAGAATCCGACGGAGGAAGATGTCGACAAGCTGGCATCCATCCTGGAGGCGGCGGGCAGACAAGTGGCGGCAGCCGGCTTGCAATACGGCTATCATAACCATGACTTCGAATTTAAGCTTGTGAACGGCAGACCTGCTATGGACCTTCTGCTTGAGAAGGTGCCGGCAGAGTACCTGATCGCTGAATTCGACCTGGGCTGGGTACATATGGGCGGCCAGAATCCGGTTGATTATGTGACGCGTTACGCGGGCCGCGTGCCGCTGGCGCACTTCAAGGACTTCGGTCAAGGGCGCCGTGACACTGAGGTTGGCAAGGGCGTTGTCGATCTGAAAGGCGTATTGGGAGTTGCTGAGAAGGTCGGCATCGAATACTTTATTGTGGAGCAGGAGGAGTTCGCTTCCTCGTCGCTCGAAAGCGCGAAGATTTGTCTGGAATTTTTCCGTGAGAACGGATTTTAA
- the eno gene encoding phosphopyruvate hydratase, with amino-acid sequence MSIITDVYAREVLDSRGNPTVEVEVILESGGKGSAIVPSGASTGAYEAVELRDGDKSRYLGKGVLKAVDNVNSIIAPEIIGLDALDQVLIDRKMLSLDGTPNKGKLGANAILAVSMAVARAAADALSVPLYTYLGGFNAKVLPVPMMNIVNGGEHADNNIDVQEFMVLPVGAESFKEALRIGAEIFHNLKSVLKDKGLNTAVGDEGGFAPNLGSNEEAITTIISAIERAGYKPGVDVFLGMDVASTEFFKDGKYHLEGEGKSFTPAEFVDLLASWVEKYPIITIEDGCSEDDWEGWKLLTEKLGGKVQLVGDDLFVTNTERLSQGIEKSIGNSILVKVNQIGSLTETFDAIEMAKRAGYTAVISHRSGESEDSTIADIAVATNAGQIKTGAPSRTDRVAKYNQLLRIEDQLGSTAQYAGKSAFYNLKNFK; translated from the coding sequence ATGTCTATCATTACTGACGTATATGCACGCGAGGTGCTCGACTCCCGCGGCAATCCAACGGTTGAAGTTGAAGTTATTCTTGAGTCCGGCGGCAAAGGCAGCGCAATCGTGCCATCCGGCGCATCCACTGGCGCTTACGAAGCTGTCGAGCTTCGCGACGGCGACAAAAGCCGTTACCTCGGCAAAGGCGTATTGAAGGCTGTTGACAACGTCAACTCCATCATCGCACCAGAAATCATCGGCCTTGACGCGCTGGATCAAGTATTGATCGACCGCAAAATGCTGTCGCTGGACGGTACGCCGAACAAAGGCAAGCTGGGCGCGAACGCGATCCTCGCCGTATCGATGGCGGTTGCCCGCGCTGCAGCAGACGCATTGAGCGTTCCGCTGTACACATACCTGGGCGGCTTCAACGCTAAAGTTCTCCCAGTTCCGATGATGAACATCGTGAATGGCGGCGAGCATGCCGACAACAACATCGACGTTCAAGAGTTCATGGTTCTGCCGGTTGGCGCAGAGAGCTTCAAGGAAGCGCTGCGTATCGGCGCGGAAATCTTCCACAACCTGAAGTCGGTTCTGAAAGACAAGGGCTTGAACACCGCTGTTGGCGACGAAGGCGGATTCGCTCCGAACCTGGGCTCCAACGAAGAAGCCATCACCACCATCATCTCGGCTATCGAGCGCGCAGGCTACAAGCCAGGCGTCGACGTATTCCTGGGTATGGACGTAGCTTCCACGGAATTCTTCAAAGACGGCAAGTACCACCTCGAAGGCGAAGGCAAATCCTTCACGCCTGCTGAGTTCGTGGATCTGCTTGCATCATGGGTGGAGAAGTACCCAATCATTACGATCGAAGACGGCTGCTCCGAAGACGATTGGGAAGGCTGGAAGCTGCTGACCGAGAAGCTGGGCGGCAAAGTGCAGCTGGTTGGCGACGACCTGTTCGTGACGAACACCGAGCGTCTGTCCCAAGGCATCGAGAAAAGCATCGGCAACTCCATTCTGGTTAAAGTGAATCAAATCGGTTCGCTGACCGAAACGTTCGATGCCATCGAAATGGCTAAACGCGCAGGCTACACGGCTGTCATCTCTCACCGTTCCGGCGAGTCCGAAGACAGCACAATCGCTGACATCGCGGTAGCGACGAATGCCGGTCAAATCAAAACAGGCGCTCCGTCCCGTACGGACCGCGTTGCAAAATACAACCAATTGCTCCGCATCGAGGATCAACTGGGTTCGACTGCTCAATACGCAGGCAAAAGCGCATTCTACAACTTGAAAAACTTCAAGTAA
- a CDS encoding type II toxin-antitoxin system death-on-curing family toxin, with protein MRPQSSAFGDDAYRTLFDKAAALFKSLGQNRPFQNANKRTAFTALVIFLRYNGYQFVMDQKQAEDLTVDMVNHHYAFQELAAVIRAHSQT; from the coding sequence TTGCGCCCGCAATCCTCGGCCTTTGGAGATGACGCCTACCGTACTCTGTTCGATAAAGCTGCCGCTCTATTCAAGTCACTCGGGCAAAATCGCCCCTTTCAGAACGCAAACAAACGCACTGCCTTTACGGCTCTCGTTATCTTTCTTCGCTACAACGGATACCAATTTGTCATGGATCAAAAACAAGCTGAGGATCTGACAGTCGATATGGTAAACCATCATTACGCCTTCCAAGAACTCGCCGCAGTCATACGTGCACATAGCCAAACATAG
- the gpmI gene encoding 2,3-bisphosphoglycerate-independent phosphoglycerate mutase, translated as MTAPKPVALIIMDGFGLRNDVTGNAVAQASKPNYDRYMSTFPHTTLTACGEAVGLPEGQMGNSEVGHLNIGAGRIVYQDLTRIGKSIREGEFFENETLIGAINHAKVNGKKLHLYGLLSDGGVHSHISHLFALLELAKKNDLDEVYIHAFLDGRDVAPDSAKGYLEQLQAKIEEIGVGKIATVQGRYYAMDRDKRWERTEKSYRAMVYGEGPQYADPIQAVVDSYEKSVYDEFVMPTVILGADGKPVGLVESEDAVVFFNFRPDRAIQLSQVFTNDDFRGFDRGAGAPLNLYFVCLTLFSETVGGFVAYKPKNLDNTLGEVLVQNNKKQLRIAETEKYPHVTFFFSGGRDVELPGETRILISSPKVATYDLQPEMSAYEVAAAAVKEIESDKHDVIILNFANPDMVGHSGMLEPTIKAVEATDECMGKVVDAVLAKGGVALITADHGNADMVIDESGRPFTAHTTNPVPFIVTKAGITLRENGILADIAPTILELAGLAKPVEMTGSSIIEQA; from the coding sequence ATGACGGCTCCGAAACCGGTTGCGCTTATTATTATGGACGGATTCGGCCTGCGGAACGATGTGACCGGCAATGCGGTTGCGCAAGCGTCCAAGCCGAATTACGACCGTTACATGTCGACCTTTCCACATACGACGCTGACAGCATGCGGCGAAGCGGTTGGGCTTCCGGAAGGCCAGATGGGCAATTCCGAAGTCGGCCATCTCAATATCGGCGCCGGACGGATCGTCTATCAAGACCTGACCCGGATCGGCAAATCGATTCGCGAAGGCGAGTTTTTCGAGAATGAGACGCTGATCGGGGCCATTAACCATGCGAAGGTTAACGGCAAGAAGCTTCACCTGTATGGCCTTCTCTCCGATGGCGGCGTGCACAGCCACATAAGCCATTTGTTTGCTCTGCTGGAGCTGGCGAAGAAGAACGACCTCGACGAGGTTTACATTCATGCGTTCCTGGATGGCCGCGATGTAGCGCCTGACAGTGCGAAAGGTTACCTGGAGCAGCTGCAAGCGAAGATCGAAGAAATCGGCGTAGGGAAGATCGCGACCGTACAGGGCCGTTATTATGCGATGGACCGCGATAAGCGCTGGGAACGGACAGAGAAATCTTACCGCGCTATGGTCTATGGCGAAGGTCCTCAATACGCAGATCCGATTCAAGCGGTTGTCGATTCGTATGAGAAATCGGTGTATGACGAGTTTGTCATGCCGACGGTTATTCTCGGAGCGGATGGCAAGCCGGTCGGCCTCGTGGAATCCGAAGATGCCGTGGTCTTCTTCAATTTCCGTCCGGACCGCGCGATTCAGCTGTCTCAAGTGTTTACGAACGATGATTTCCGCGGTTTCGACCGTGGAGCGGGCGCGCCGCTGAACCTGTACTTCGTCTGTCTGACGCTGTTCAGTGAAACGGTTGGCGGGTTTGTTGCGTATAAACCGAAGAATCTCGACAATACGCTTGGCGAAGTGCTCGTTCAGAATAACAAGAAGCAGCTTCGCATTGCCGAGACGGAGAAGTATCCGCACGTGACCTTCTTCTTCAGCGGCGGACGCGATGTCGAGCTGCCGGGCGAAACGCGCATTCTGATCAGCTCGCCTAAGGTTGCGACCTACGACCTGCAGCCGGAGATGAGCGCGTACGAGGTTGCCGCAGCCGCTGTGAAAGAGATCGAATCGGATAAGCACGACGTCATCATTCTGAACTTCGCGAACCCGGATATGGTCGGTCATTCCGGCATGCTGGAGCCGACGATCAAAGCGGTGGAAGCGACGGACGAGTGCATGGGCAAAGTGGTCGATGCGGTGCTTGCCAAAGGCGGCGTGGCCCTGATTACGGCGGATCACGGCAATGCCGATATGGTCATTGACGAGTCGGGACGCCCGTTCACCGCCCATACGACCAACCCGGTTCCGTTCATCGTGACGAAGGCAGGCATTACGCTGCGCGAGAACGGCATCCTGGCCGACATTGCGCCGACGATTCTCGAATTGGCCGGGCTGGCGAAACCGGTCGAAATGACCGGCAGCTCCATCATTGAGCAAGCTTAG
- the mgsA gene encoding methylglyoxal synthase — translation MKVAFVAHDQKKEELINFTIAYQHLFHAHELFATGTTGQLIMDQTTLDIFLFKSGPLGGDQQLGALIAQNDLDLLLFFRDPLVAQPHEPDISALLRLCDVYGIPVATNMATAELLVHALERGDFNWRDIIHNNRPVNVTGLKERPVDKQRGVSSAAAERQ, via the coding sequence ATGAAAGTTGCCTTCGTTGCACATGATCAAAAGAAAGAAGAGCTCATAAACTTCACGATCGCTTATCAACACTTGTTTCACGCGCATGAACTGTTCGCGACGGGCACGACGGGCCAGCTCATCATGGACCAAACAACGTTAGACATCTTTCTCTTTAAATCCGGTCCGTTAGGCGGCGATCAGCAGCTGGGCGCCTTGATCGCGCAGAACGATCTGGACCTCCTCCTCTTCTTCCGCGACCCGCTCGTCGCGCAGCCTCATGAACCCGATATCTCGGCACTGCTCCGCCTCTGCGACGTGTACGGCATTCCGGTTGCAACCAACATGGCCACAGCGGAGCTTCTGGTTCATGCGCTGGAGCGAGGGGACTTCAACTGGCGGGATATCATTCACAATAATCGTCCTGTCAATGTTACGGGCCTTAAGGAGCGGCCAGTCGATAAACAGCGCGGAGTCAGCTCCGCGGCGGCAGAACGCCAATAA